The following are encoded in a window of Acidobacteriota bacterium genomic DNA:
- a CDS encoding M23 family metallopeptidase, whose product MLKSSWHVVTALVLTLPLAAQTPPVLVSVTARQIQPGELVLLTIATAAPVEALHVRAFDRDLVPYKAGAATWRVLVGIDLDVEPGLHDVSIEAGPPIAAAVTHALTVTDRRFPTRRLTVAPQFVNPPPDVQARIEAEARLLDTVWQSSAAEPLWSGAFRQPVPQPANSAFGSRSVFNGEARSPHGGADFASPAGTPVRSPAAGRVRLARALYYTGNTVVVDHGTGLVSLFAHLSRMNVAEGASVPAGAVLGAVGATGRVTGPHLHWTVRAAGARVDPLSLLAVLGTGGRPVGNPPVTSHDGYAGIGHPSGSLKTSGRE is encoded by the coding sequence ATGCTCAAGTCGTCGTGGCACGTCGTGACGGCCCTCGTGCTGACTCTGCCGCTCGCGGCGCAGACGCCGCCGGTCCTCGTCTCGGTGACGGCGCGGCAGATTCAGCCCGGCGAGCTCGTGCTGCTGACGATCGCCACCGCAGCGCCGGTCGAGGCGCTGCACGTTCGGGCCTTCGATCGGGACCTCGTACCCTACAAAGCCGGCGCGGCAACGTGGCGCGTGCTGGTCGGCATCGATCTCGACGTCGAGCCGGGGCTGCACGACGTCAGCATCGAGGCCGGCCCGCCGATCGCCGCGGCCGTGACGCACGCGCTCACCGTCACGGACCGCCGGTTTCCGACGCGGCGCCTGACCGTCGCGCCGCAGTTCGTGAACCCGCCGCCCGACGTCCAGGCGCGCATCGAAGCGGAAGCGCGGCTGCTCGACACGGTGTGGCAGTCGTCGGCAGCCGAGCCGCTCTGGAGCGGCGCATTCCGGCAGCCGGTGCCGCAACCGGCGAATTCGGCGTTCGGCTCCCGCAGCGTGTTCAACGGCGAGGCGCGCAGTCCACATGGCGGCGCGGATTTCGCCAGCCCCGCCGGCACGCCCGTGCGCTCGCCGGCGGCCGGCCGCGTGCGGCTCGCCCGCGCGCTCTACTACACGGGCAACACCGTGGTGGTCGATCACGGCACCGGGCTGGTCTCGCTGTTCGCCCACCTCTCGCGCATGAACGTCGCGGAAGGCGCGAGCGTACCGGCGGGCGCGGTGCTCGGCGCCGTCGGCGCGACCGGCCGCGTCACCGGCCCGCATCTGCACTGGACGGTCCGCGCGGCCGGCGCACGCGTCGATCCGCTGTCGCTGCTGGCGGTGCTCGGCACGGGCGGCCGGCCGGTCGGGAACCCACCGGTGACGTCGCACGACGGCTACGCCGGCATCGGTCATCCGTCCGGGAGCCTGAAAACCTCCGGCCGCGAATGA
- a CDS encoding periplasmic heavy metal sensor, translating to MTARARVHGAAIAGAMVAVCVVSGAAFAQGRGGRGGGSGGGAAVDLRSRMEILSDTFALEKDQKKEMKATLDAAYAQAAPIRAGLKAARAALFAAVQAGQAAAIDKAVGDYAAQAAAMADLEMKTLAHVLTPLTADQRKNGTMPAYYLMRGIFLDDKKWDEVPKIREY from the coding sequence ATGACGGCCCGGGCTCGTGTTCACGGCGCCGCGATCGCCGGCGCGATGGTCGCGGTGTGCGTCGTGAGCGGCGCGGCGTTCGCCCAGGGACGCGGCGGCCGCGGCGGAGGCAGCGGCGGCGGCGCCGCCGTGGATCTGCGGTCGCGCATGGAGATCCTGTCCGACACGTTCGCCCTCGAGAAGGACCAGAAGAAGGAGATGAAGGCGACGCTCGACGCCGCCTATGCGCAGGCCGCGCCGATTCGAGCCGGGCTCAAGGCCGCACGCGCGGCGCTCTTCGCGGCCGTGCAGGCCGGCCAGGCCGCCGCGATCGACAAGGCGGTCGGCGACTACGCCGCGCAGGCCGCCGCGATGGCCGACCTGGAGATGAAGACGCTCGCCCACGTCCTGACGCCGCTCACCGCCGACCAGCGCAAGAACGGCACGATGCCCGCCTACTACCTCATGCGCGGCATCTTCCTCGACGACAAGAAGTGGGACGAGGTCCCGAAGATCCGGGAGTACTGA
- a CDS encoding class I SAM-dependent methyltransferase produces the protein MTSARRPPAAPVPLGPADLEREFGGIDIYLFDQLLRGRIRPGDRVFDAGCGFGRNLVFFLRQGYDVYGVDADADAIAAVREIAAALAPALPHDNFRVEPIERTSFPDGVATVVIASAVLHFARDDQQFEAMLAEAWRLLQPGGMLFCRLASTIGLESRVRQVRPDGRRFRLPDGTERYLVDEALLLDRTGALGGQLLDPIKTTVVQDQRSMTTWVVRKGDPARDRG, from the coding sequence ATGACGTCCGCACGACGCCCCCCGGCTGCGCCCGTCCCGCTCGGCCCCGCCGACCTCGAGCGCGAGTTCGGGGGCATCGACATCTACCTCTTCGACCAGTTGCTCCGCGGCCGCATCCGGCCGGGCGATCGCGTCTTCGACGCGGGATGCGGTTTCGGACGCAACCTCGTCTTCTTCCTCCGGCAGGGCTATGACGTCTACGGCGTCGATGCCGATGCCGACGCGATTGCGGCCGTGCGGGAGATCGCGGCGGCACTCGCCCCGGCGCTGCCGCACGACAACTTCCGCGTCGAGCCGATCGAACGGACCTCCTTCCCCGACGGCGTCGCGACCGTCGTCATCGCCAGCGCCGTGCTGCACTTCGCGCGCGACGACCAGCAGTTCGAGGCGATGCTCGCCGAGGCGTGGCGGCTGCTCCAGCCCGGCGGCATGCTGTTCTGCCGGCTGGCCTCGACGATCGGCCTCGAATCGCGCGTCCGCCAGGTCCGGCCAGACGGTCGGCGCTTCCGGCTGCCTGACGGCACGGAGCGGTATCTGGTCGACGAGGCGCTGCTGCTCGACCGCACGGGGGCGCTCGGCGGTCAGTTGCTGGATCCCATCAAGACGACGGTCGTGCAGGACCAGCGGTCGATGACGACCTGGGTGGTGAGGAAGGGCGATCCCGCCCGCGATCGGGGCTGA
- a CDS encoding GTP-binding protein, translating into MSGLLRICTAGSVDDGKSTLIGRLLYDSRGVYEDQISSVEKASRNRTAGPIDFSLFTDGLRAEREQGITIDVAYRYFATARRKFILADTPGHEQYTRNMATGASTADVAILLVDARHGVLDQSRRHARIARLLGIRHFAVAVNKMDLVDFDRDVFEGIASEFAEMLAGAAVYPIPLSALNGDNVITRSDRTPWFDGPSLLEYLETVEVARDAADKALRFPVQLVLRPDQDFRGYAGQILAGTVRVGDPITAWPSVRSSRVRRIVTWDGDLDVAFAPMSVTLVLEDELDISRGDVITNTHIEFGKRFTADLVWMDERPLEPHRLYVLKHASGTTTAQVDTRLLLNDIGRVTVETSRALIYDRYADHRGTGCFVLIEPTTNFTAGAGMIAEPRLDQAADQHPGSAERIARIARTAHSEGEAIEAVRRALEELLT; encoded by the coding sequence ATGTCGGGACTGCTGCGCATCTGCACGGCCGGGAGCGTCGACGACGGCAAGAGCACGCTGATCGGCCGGCTGCTCTACGACTCGCGCGGGGTGTACGAGGACCAGATCTCGTCGGTCGAGAAGGCGTCGCGCAACCGGACGGCCGGCCCGATCGACTTCTCGCTGTTCACCGACGGCCTCCGGGCCGAGCGCGAGCAGGGCATCACGATCGACGTCGCCTACCGCTACTTCGCCACCGCCCGCCGCAAGTTCATCCTGGCCGACACGCCCGGGCACGAGCAGTACACGCGGAACATGGCCACGGGGGCGTCCACGGCCGACGTCGCGATCCTGCTCGTCGACGCGCGGCACGGCGTGCTCGATCAGTCGCGGCGCCACGCGCGGATCGCGCGTCTGCTCGGCATCCGTCACTTCGCGGTGGCCGTCAACAAGATGGACCTCGTCGACTTCGACCGCGACGTCTTCGAGGGCATCGCCTCCGAGTTCGCGGAGATGCTGGCGGGCGCCGCCGTCTACCCGATTCCGCTCAGCGCCCTCAACGGCGACAACGTGATCACGCGGAGCGATCGGACGCCCTGGTTCGACGGCCCCAGCCTGCTCGAGTACCTCGAGACGGTGGAGGTCGCGCGCGACGCGGCGGACAAGGCGCTCCGCTTCCCCGTGCAGCTCGTGCTCCGCCCCGACCAGGACTTTCGCGGCTACGCCGGGCAGATCCTCGCCGGCACCGTGCGCGTCGGCGATCCGATCACCGCCTGGCCCTCGGTGCGGTCCTCGCGCGTGCGGCGGATCGTCACGTGGGACGGCGACCTCGACGTGGCGTTCGCGCCGATGTCGGTCACGCTCGTGCTCGAAGACGAGCTCGACATCAGCCGCGGCGACGTCATCACCAACACGCACATCGAGTTCGGCAAGCGCTTCACGGCCGACCTGGTCTGGATGGACGAGCGGCCGCTCGAGCCGCATCGCCTGTACGTCCTCAAGCACGCGTCGGGCACGACGACCGCGCAGGTCGACACGCGGCTGCTGCTCAACGACATCGGCCGCGTCACCGTCGAAACGTCGCGCGCGCTCATCTACGACCGCTACGCCGACCATCGCGGCACCGGCTGTTTCGTCCTCATCGAGCCGACGACCAACTTCACGGCCGGCGCCGGGATGATCGCCGAGCCGCGGCTCGATCAGGCGGCCGATCAGCATCCGGGCTCCGCCGAACGCATCGCGCGCATCGCGCGCACCGCCCATTCGGAAGGCGAGGCGATCGAGGCCGTCCGGCGGGCGCTGGAGGAACTGCTGACCTGA